In the genome of Poecile atricapillus isolate bPoeAtr1 unplaced genomic scaffold, bPoeAtr1.hap1 scaffold_261, whole genome shotgun sequence, one region contains:
- the LOC131574353 gene encoding protein mono-ADP-ribosyltransferase PARP11-like isoform X2, with protein MLQGPSEDVFAKMESPVEDMDTSDTQWGWFYLAECGKWHMFQTDSNSHCSISSEDIERSFRTNPHGSLSFTTAKFNYTLDFSVMKQINLTTLKQRPIKRAPFAINSFSFICENEAIPMPSHWENVNTEEPYQLIPLQKKTNEYNEVSSLFGKTMDSHRIKRIKRIQNLDLWEFFCRKKAQLKKKRGVPTINEQMLFHGTSNEFVEAICIHNFDWRINGMHAAVYGKGTYFARDASYSSHFCKESMKHGDTFQIHGVNLQPHLHRPDKVMFLARVLTGDYIGGDSKYIRPPSKDGSFVNLYDSCVDNTWNPKIFVIFDANQIYPEYLIEFC; from the exons ATGCTTCAAGGACCATCAGAAGATGTGTTTGCAAAGATGGAAAGTCCAGTTGAGGACATGGATACCTCCGATACCCAGTGGGGCTGGTTTTATTTGGCTGAGTGTGGTAAATGGCATATGTTTCAG actgaCTCAAACAGTCACTGCTCTATTAGCAGTGAAGATATTGAAAGGAGTTTCCGAACAAACCCTCATGGATCTCTGTCTTTTACCACTGCAAAGTTTAACTACACACTGGACTTTTCAG TGATGAAACAAATCAACCTAACTACCCTTAAACAACGTCCAATAAAACGAGCTCCCTTTGCAATCAATTCATTCAG TTTCATCTGTGAAAATGAGGCTATCCCTATGCCTTCACACTGGGAGAATGTAAATACTGAGGAGCCATACCAG cttattccattgcaaaagaaaacaaatgaataTAATGAAGTTTCTAGTCTCTTTGGAAAAACAATGGATAGCCACCGAATTAAAAGAATTAAGAGAATACAAAATCTAGACTTGTGGGAGTTTTTTTGCAG GAAGAAAGCTcaactgaagaagaaaagaggtGTCCCAACGATTAATGAGCAGATGCTGTTTCATGGCACCAGTAATGAATTTGTAGAAGCAATATGTATTCATAACTTTGACTGGAGAATAAATGGGATGCATGCTGCTGTGTATGGAAAAG GGACCTATTTTGCAAGAGATGCATCATATTCCAGCCATTTCTGCAAAGAGAGCATGAAGCACGGAGATACTTTCCAGATTCATGGTGTGAACCTGCAGCCTCATCTGCACAGACCAGATAAAGTCATGTTTCTTGCTCGTGTATTAACTGGTGACTATATCGGCGGTGATTCAAAATACATAAGGCCTCCTTCAAAAGATGGAAGCTTTGTGAACTTGTATGACAGCTGTGTGGATAATACCTGGAACCCAAAGATCTTTGTCATCTTTGATGCCAACCAAATCTACCCTGAGTACTTAATAGAATTTTGTTAA
- the LOC131574353 gene encoding protein mono-ADP-ribosyltransferase PARP11-like isoform X1 yields the protein MDSALEGAVPGVLATAAPGSTEREMLQGPSEDVFAKMESPVEDMDTSDTQWGWFYLAECGKWHMFQTDSNSHCSISSEDIERSFRTNPHGSLSFTTAKFNYTLDFSVMKQINLTTLKQRPIKRAPFAINSFSFICENEAIPMPSHWENVNTEEPYQLIPLQKKTNEYNEVSSLFGKTMDSHRIKRIKRIQNLDLWEFFCRKKAQLKKKRGVPTINEQMLFHGTSNEFVEAICIHNFDWRINGMHAAVYGKGTYFARDASYSSHFCKESMKHGDTFQIHGVNLQPHLHRPDKVMFLARVLTGDYIGGDSKYIRPPSKDGSFVNLYDSCVDNTWNPKIFVIFDANQIYPEYLIEFC from the exons ATGGATTCGGCTCTGGAGGGTGCGGTTCCGGGTGTGCTTGCGACGGCGGCCCCCGGCAGCACGGAGAGG GAAATGCTTCAAGGACCATCAGAAGATGTGTTTGCAAAGATGGAAAGTCCAGTTGAGGACATGGATACCTCCGATACCCAGTGGGGCTGGTTTTATTTGGCTGAGTGTGGTAAATGGCATATGTTTCAG actgaCTCAAACAGTCACTGCTCTATTAGCAGTGAAGATATTGAAAGGAGTTTCCGAACAAACCCTCATGGATCTCTGTCTTTTACCACTGCAAAGTTTAACTACACACTGGACTTTTCAG TGATGAAACAAATCAACCTAACTACCCTTAAACAACGTCCAATAAAACGAGCTCCCTTTGCAATCAATTCATTCAG TTTCATCTGTGAAAATGAGGCTATCCCTATGCCTTCACACTGGGAGAATGTAAATACTGAGGAGCCATACCAG cttattccattgcaaaagaaaacaaatgaataTAATGAAGTTTCTAGTCTCTTTGGAAAAACAATGGATAGCCACCGAATTAAAAGAATTAAGAGAATACAAAATCTAGACTTGTGGGAGTTTTTTTGCAG GAAGAAAGCTcaactgaagaagaaaagaggtGTCCCAACGATTAATGAGCAGATGCTGTTTCATGGCACCAGTAATGAATTTGTAGAAGCAATATGTATTCATAACTTTGACTGGAGAATAAATGGGATGCATGCTGCTGTGTATGGAAAAG GGACCTATTTTGCAAGAGATGCATCATATTCCAGCCATTTCTGCAAAGAGAGCATGAAGCACGGAGATACTTTCCAGATTCATGGTGTGAACCTGCAGCCTCATCTGCACAGACCAGATAAAGTCATGTTTCTTGCTCGTGTATTAACTGGTGACTATATCGGCGGTGATTCAAAATACATAAGGCCTCCTTCAAAAGATGGAAGCTTTGTGAACTTGTATGACAGCTGTGTGGATAATACCTGGAACCCAAAGATCTTTGTCATCTTTGATGCCAACCAAATCTACCCTGAGTACTTAATAGAATTTTGTTAA